A portion of the bacterium BMS3Abin08 genome contains these proteins:
- the cofC gene encoding 2-phospho-L-lactate guanylyltransferase, whose product MQNENGLIILAKAPEKGNVKTRLKKHLQDDERLRLYTYLLEKTISKLKDLSSIDSFICYSPKNAAPYFRRFGPGIFPQVRGGIGIRMFSAIERLFMMGYQRVALVGVDIPELSADIVLKGFDLLQDHDVVFGPAHDGGYYLVGMNRPAREIFEQIQWSTDTTLKESVRRTASLGLSIGYTDLLRDIDRVEDLDHFRGFIP is encoded by the coding sequence ATGCAGAACGAAAACGGCCTTATAATCCTTGCCAAGGCTCCTGAGAAAGGTAACGTAAAAACACGCCTTAAGAAACACCTCCAGGATGATGAGAGACTCAGGTTGTACACATACCTCCTCGAAAAGACCATCTCAAAACTGAAAGACCTCAGCTCAATCGACTCGTTTATATGTTACTCACCGAAAAATGCGGCCCCTTACTTCAGGAGATTCGGTCCCGGGATCTTTCCCCAGGTCCGTGGTGGGATCGGGATAAGGATGTTCTCTGCAATTGAGCGTCTCTTCATGATGGGATACCAAAGGGTGGCCCTCGTTGGAGTTGATATACCGGAGCTGTCTGCAGATATTGTACTGAAGGGGTTTGATTTACTGCAGGACCACGACGTTGTCTTTGGACCCGCCCATGACGGCGGGTACTACCTTGTAGGGATGAACCGTCCTGCAAGGGAGATCTTTGAACAGATACAATGGTCAACAGATACGACCCTGAAAGAGAGCGTTAGACGCACCGCGTCTTTGGGACTTTCGATAGGGTACACTGACCTGCTGAGGGATATCGACAGGGTGGAGGACCTGGACCATTTCCGTGGATTCATCCCCTAA